In Paroedura picta isolate Pp20150507F chromosome 1, Ppicta_v3.0, whole genome shotgun sequence, the following are encoded in one genomic region:
- the LRRC63 gene encoding leucine-rich repeat-containing protein 63: MCEPKLLRRPLPPKLETLPPIRKRKDRKVTSALPPEDHSEDTEAKEIPKDSGDAGAERSVPMKSHQILFSLPDPSSGTSGTADFGSRSQDAKADGLKQSCLPLDGIKRDFIIPLQPSGPPSFPLQKRRIPLRLKLPTLKLRRLNLPSDFILKGCNAVVSCTSRRKSSVHKKPTISRFNYEVRSNQLMYELLKSDQVEINTIMFPAPDFPFAMAKRPERQMLLEKFLEHSSASSKAGEISEEVSEEKIALSEAELKKRRKKKVTYEDQEPDSQYPSLVSGVGCRSRVGPRGVEKDLMARAEMAVLCCLMHRRTGLSLKAYFIPKVPNLSALADFLLYLNLSFNNLHLFPTEVCDLKHLQILKLRNNPIKSIPEDIKKLTDLRTLIMSFNLLTELPPWLFMLPNLELLDVSYNELESIPNDIKHARSLNCLIAEGNLLYVLPCGILKLPLKRLRVENNFLHPFFWKEVKQLQPQRLTDMAAFCFVQNDLRERYPEIPEDIQKLLDSCGTCDCCPGPLYGQGLAFLRAYKNIYGLRLPYLFSACSPACYMNFVT; encoded by the exons ATGTGTGAACCCAAGCTGCTCCGCAGGCCTCTTCCTCCCAAACTGGAAACTTTACCGCCTATACGGAAGAGAAAAGATCGTAAAG TTACTTCCGCCTTACCTCCAGAGGATCATAGTGAAGACACAGAAGCTAAAGAAATTCCCAAAGACAGTGGAGATGCTGGTGCAGAACGTTCTGTACCCATGAAGAGCCATCAGATTCTTTTTTCTTTGCCCGACCCCAGTTCTGGTACATCAGGCACGGCGGACTTTGGTTCCAGGAGCCAAGACGCAAAAGCAGACGGCTTGAAGCAAAGCTGCCTGCCTCTAGATGGTATTAAGAGAGACTTCAtcattcctctgcagccaagtggGCCTCCTAGCTTTCCGTTGCAGAAACGCCGCATCCCTTTGCGATTAAAACTGCCCACACTGAAGCTTCGCCGGTTGAATTTGCCTTCAGATTTTATCCTCAAAGGCTGTAATGCAGTGGTTTCTTGCACTTCAAGGCGGAAGTCCTCTGTCCATAAAAAGCCAACTATTTCTCGTTTTAACTATGAAGTGCGCAGCAACCAGCTGATGTATGAGCTACTGAAGAGCGACCAAGTGGAAATCAATACTATAATGTTCCCGGCACCGGATTTTCCATTCGCTATGGCAAAAAGACCTGAGAGACAGATGCTACTAG AAAAGTTTCTGGAGCATTCTTCCGCATCTTCCAAGGCAGGTGAAATCTCAGAAGAAGTCTCAGAAGAAAAAATTGCACTCTCCGAAGCCGaactgaaaaaaagaagaaagaagaaagtgaCTTACGAAG ACCAAGAACCTGACAGTCAATATCCCTCGCTTGTGTCTGGTGTTGGGTGTCGATCTCGAGTAGGCCCACGGGGCGTGGAAAAAGACTTGATGGCAAGGGCTGAAATGGCCGTTCTCTGTTGCCTGATGCACCGAAGAACTGGGCTCAGTCTTAAG GCATATTTTATTCCTAAAGTTCCAAACCTTTCCGCATTGGCCGATTTTTTGTTGTATCTTAATCTGTCATTTAATAACCTGCACCTCTTCCCTACGGAG GTGTGTGATCTTAAACACCTGCAAATCTTAAAGCTCCGAAACAACCCAATCAAATCCATCCCGGAAGATATCAAGAAGCTAACAGACCTTAGGACCTTGATCATGTCCTTCAATCTGCTGACTGAACTCCCACCTTG GTTGTTTATGCTACCGAATCTTGAACTCCTCGATGTCTCCTATAATGAACTTGAGTCCATCCCAAACGATATCAAACATGCCAG GAGCCTCAATTGCCTCATTGCAGAAGGCAATCTGCTGTACGTTTTGCCTTGTGGGATTTTGAAGCTTCCGCTGAAACGCCTGCGGGTCGAGAACAACTTCTTGCATCCCTTTTTCTGGAAGGAAGTAAAACAACTTCAGCCACAGCGGCTCACTGACATGGCTGCCTTTTGTTTTGTTCAAAACGACCTGCGGGAAAGATACCCCGAGATCCCAGAGGACATTCAAAAGCTATTAGACAG CTGCGGTACTTGTGACTGCTGCCCGGGACCTTTGTACGGCCAAGGCCTCGCCTTCCTTCGTGCTTATAAGAACATCTATGGACTTCGCCTTCCTTACCTGTTTTCTGCCTGCTCCCCAGCCTGCTACATGAACTTTGTGACTTGA